One Clarias gariepinus isolate MV-2021 ecotype Netherlands chromosome 18, CGAR_prim_01v2, whole genome shotgun sequence genomic window carries:
- the ildr1a gene encoding immunoglobulin-like domain-containing receptor 1a yields the protein MKRLIVTPVLLSFFLLSEVFSLQVTVPQTQYSTGLFVPVTLVCDYSTSANPQNVLVTWTFKSFCKDPVLEYYSTAYQAALQLGQDPSNDCPDSQRTIRTVAQKYGPNSPTLGPQYSARKITIQNNADLVISEVMWWDNGVYVCSVSAPGDTNGYPDKYVKLIVYNWLTVLFLILGALLLILLLCICCCQCCPQRCCCYVRCPCCPETCCCPEKLVMQHRMMKDAEMAMKSWVNGQPLYAPLSSHSSAYQMNPMLYAGSASGKMPMSPMPLPPPIHSGPMPVMMPGHMPGPMPGPMPGPMPGPMPNMGGRDSANKVLDYLENQVRDMDVTSPLIPPPPVHMVQTVPFSAGPPSMLSGLDDGPASRRHYPPRSNGSSGYNRQRQPPPSRRGMTRSYSQDNVLETRSQASYRPRSRSREDLLEDSRGYWESGSDDTGRRGGGSRGVPRGGARGAPSDYPPSYSEYEPGQKPARRPERFSVKSSMSGTSVVI from the exons ATGAAGAGACTGATAGTAACGCCAGTGCTGCTCAGTTTTTTCCTGCTTTCAG AAGTGTTTTCGCTTCAGGTGACTGTGCCTCAGACGCAGTACAGCACAGGTCTCTTCGTTCCCGTCACGCTGGTCTGTGATTATTCCACTTCAGCAAACCCTCAGAATGTGCTGGTCACCTGGACCTTCAAGTCTTTCTGCAAAGACCCTGTGCTTGAGTACTACTCCACAG CTTACCAGGCAGCTTTGCAGCTGGGTCAGGACCCATCCAATGACTGCCCAGACAGCCAGCGTACAATCCGGACTGTGGCTCAGAAATACGGCCCAAACTCACCCACGCTGGGTCCACAATACAGCGCACGCAAAATTACCATCCAGAaca ATGCAGACCTGGTGATCTCAGAGGTGATGTGGTGGGACAACGGCGTCTATGTGTGCTCCGTTAGTGCTCCTGGAGATACAAATGGATATCCGGACAAATATGTCAAGCTAATTGTTTACA ATTGGCTGACCGTACTCTTCTTAATCCTCGGGGCCTTGCTCCTCATCTTGCTCCTTTGTATTTGCTGCTGCCAGTGTTGCCCACAGAGGTGTTGCTGTTATGTCCGCTGTCCATGCTGTCCGGAGACCTGCTGCTGCCCTGAGAAAT TGGTGATGCAACACAGGATGATGAAGGACGCAGAGATGGCAATGAAATCCTGGGTTAATGGACAGCCTCTTTACGCACCCCTGAGCTCTCACAGCTCTGCATACCAAATGAATCCCATGCTGTATGCAG GTTCAGCATCAGGAAAGATGCCCATGTCCCCCATGCCCCTCCCGCCTCCTATACATTCTGGCCCTATGCCTGTGATGATGCCCGGACACATGCCCGGACCCATGCCAGGACCTATGCCAGGACCCATGCCAGGACCTATGCCAAACATGGGAGGAAGAGACAGTGCTAATAAAGTCTTGGATTACCTGGAGAACCAGGTGAGGGACATGGATGTCACCAGCCCCCTGATCCCACCTCCGCCTGTGCACATGGTCCAAACTGTGCCGTTCTCTGCCGGCCCACCCAGCATGCTTTCTGGATTGGATGACGGTCCTGCCTCCCGCCGGCATTACCCGCCACGCTCCAATGGCTCATCCGGCTATAATCGTCAGCGCCAACCTCCTCCATCTAGACGTGGCATGACGCGCAGTTATAGTCAGGATAACGTGCTCGAAACCCGGAGCCAAGCGAGTTATCGGCCTCGCTCACGATCCAGAGAGGACCTGTTGGAAGACAGTAGAGGATACTGGGAGTCTGGAAGTGATGACACTGGCAGGCGAGGAGGTGGATCTAGAGGCGTTCCTCGTGGTGGAGCCAGAGGAGCCCCTTCTGATTATCCACCTAGCTACAGCGAGTATGAGCCAGGCCAGAAGCCGGCAAGGCGGCCTGAACGCTTCTCT GTTAAGAGCTCAATGAGTGGTACAAGTGTTGTAATCTGA